A window from Ureaplasma parvum serovar 3 str. ATCC 27815 encodes these proteins:
- a CDS encoding type I restriction-modification system subunit M, whose amino-acid sequence MNELDLGNYQDNTIDVFGDAYEYLMSMYAANAGKSGGEFFTPQEVSELLVELTLIDFNNENKDVRRKIGKVYDPCCGSGSLLLKYAKLNEGVKFYGQEINLTTYNLARINMFLHNIGYDKFDIKLGDTLLDPKHNDDKPFDAIVSNPPYSTKWEGKSNPLLANDERFHVTQLAPKGKADFAFVLHILHNLSSSGTAAIVMFPGTLYRDHAEQDIRKYLVDNVNVVDSVIQLPDNLFFGTSISTCIIVLRKNKNNNDNANGILFVDASKEFVKSGIKNKLTNANIKKIVDTIRFKKEVTYFSKLVSREEVKNKNYNLSVNTYVEKEDTSEKIDIKLLNMQIKEIVAKIEKLRKEIDEIVLELEE is encoded by the coding sequence ATTAATGAACTTGATCTAGGTAATTATCAAGATAATACAATCGATGTGTTCGGTGATGCTTATGAATACTTAATGAGTATGTATGCTGCAAATGCAGGTAAATCAGGGGGAGAATTTTTCACCCCTCAAGAAGTTAGTGAACTATTAGTAGAATTAACATTAATTGATTTTAATAATGAAAATAAAGATGTTAGAAGAAAAATTGGAAAAGTTTATGATCCATGTTGTGGTTCTGGATCATTACTTTTAAAGTATGCAAAATTAAATGAAGGAGTTAAATTTTATGGTCAAGAAATTAATCTTACTACGTATAATTTAGCAAGAATTAATATGTTTTTGCACAATATAGGTTATGATAAATTTGATATCAAATTAGGTGATACATTACTAGATCCTAAACATAATGATGATAAACCTTTTGATGCAATTGTTTCAAATCCTCCATATTCAACAAAATGGGAGGGAAAATCAAATCCTTTATTAGCTAACGATGAGCGATTTCATGTTACTCAATTAGCACCTAAAGGAAAAGCTGATTTTGCTTTTGTATTGCATATACTTCATAATTTATCTTCTAGTGGAACAGCAGCTATAGTTATGTTTCCAGGAACTTTATATCGAGATCATGCAGAACAAGATATTAGAAAATATTTAGTTGATAATGTTAATGTTGTAGATAGTGTGATTCAATTACCAGATAATCTGTTTTTTGGAACAAGTATTTCAACATGTATTATAGTTTTAAGAAAAAACAAAAACAACAATGATAATGCTAATGGTATCTTGTTTGTTGATGCATCAAAAGAATTTGTTAAATCTGGTATCAAAAACAAATTAACCAATGCTAATATTAAAAAAATAGTTGATACGATTCGTTTCAAAAAAGAAGTAACTTATTTTTCAAAACTTGTATCACGAGAAGAAGTTAAAAATAAAAACTATAATTTATCAGTTAACACATATGTGGAAAAAGAAGACACGTCAGAAAAA